The Armatimonadia bacterium genome has a segment encoding these proteins:
- a CDS encoding uroporphyrinogen decarboxylase family protein — MTPKDRVACAFEFRPYDRVPIYQAGFSSAVASQILGRPAYVGGGHAQYLESVALWEGEQAHQEYLDRSWQDAVELNRKLELDVVRTVYWRMTQKPTERLDEVTFRFGDETNWRVMRYDPATELYQIVDQTPQRELTLEDLERTVNNLEASVESYQPGPAMYETLTRTIDEFGDQGVPYGGGGVGLVVPRDRVWLEAVALRPDLVRRYLDAQAEKSARNATLAGSLGLRYLYGGGDFASKKGPFISPKSFRELQLPGMQRISQACHAAGALHGFASDGDLWPLADDLFGNSGVNFFYEVDCASGMDFHRLRQTFPQLTLLGGVNSATLHTGSVTEVVAETRRALSAGREYGGCIVGCSNQIVKGTPMGNFWAMMETLHSEG, encoded by the coding sequence ATGACCCCCAAGGATCGAGTCGCCTGTGCCTTCGAGTTCCGCCCCTATGACCGCGTGCCCATCTACCAGGCCGGTTTCTCCTCGGCCGTTGCCTCGCAGATTCTGGGTCGTCCTGCCTATGTCGGCGGCGGCCATGCGCAGTACCTGGAGAGCGTGGCCCTGTGGGAAGGCGAGCAGGCCCACCAGGAGTACCTCGATCGCTCCTGGCAGGATGCGGTCGAGCTGAACCGCAAGCTCGAGCTGGACGTGGTGCGGACGGTCTACTGGCGGATGACACAGAAGCCCACGGAGCGCCTCGACGAGGTAACCTTCCGCTTCGGCGACGAGACCAACTGGCGGGTCATGCGCTACGACCCGGCGACGGAGCTGTACCAGATCGTCGACCAGACCCCGCAGCGGGAGCTGACCCTCGAAGACCTCGAGCGCACCGTCAACAACCTTGAGGCCTCGGTGGAGAGCTACCAGCCGGGACCCGCGATGTACGAGACCCTGACGCGAACGATCGACGAGTTCGGCGACCAGGGAGTGCCCTATGGTGGAGGCGGAGTGGGGCTCGTGGTTCCTCGTGACCGGGTGTGGCTCGAGGCTGTAGCCCTCCGGCCCGACCTGGTGCGCCGGTACCTCGACGCACAGGCGGAGAAGTCGGCCAGGAATGCGACTCTGGCCGGATCGCTCGGGCTGCGTTACCTGTATGGCGGCGGCGACTTCGCCTCGAAGAAGGGTCCCTTCATCTCACCGAAGTCCTTCCGCGAGTTGCAGCTCCCCGGCATGCAGCGGATCTCCCAGGCATGCCATGCGGCCGGAGCTCTGCACGGCTTTGCCAGTGATGGCGATCTGTGGCCTCTGGCCGACGACCTCTTCGGCAACTCCGGCGTCAACTTCTTCTACGAGGTCGACTGCGCCTCGGGGATGGACTTCCATCGCCTGCGCCAGACCTTCCCGCAACTCACCTTGCTGGGCGGCGTGAACTCTGCGACGCTGCATACCGGCTCCGTGACCGAGGTGGTGGCAGAGACTCGCCGGGCCCTGAGCGCGGGTCGTGAGTATGGCGGCTGCATCGTCGGATGCTCGAACCAGATCGTGAAGGGCACGCCGATGGGGAACTTCTGGGCCATGATGGAGACGCTGCACTCGGAAGGATAG
- a CDS encoding Lrp/AsnC ligand binding domain-containing protein — MITAVVLINTEVGKTPQVAQALAETEGVAEAYSVAGSYDVVAIVKVKDYEEMAQLVPERLAKIDGIAHTLTLMAFRRYSERLMDRMWEIGLGEDR; from the coding sequence ATGATCACTGCAGTGGTTCTGATCAACACGGAAGTGGGCAAGACGCCGCAGGTCGCTCAGGCGCTGGCGGAGACCGAGGGCGTTGCCGAGGCGTACTCCGTAGCAGGGAGCTATGACGTCGTCGCGATCGTCAAGGTCAAGGACTACGAGGAGATGGCCCAACTCGTGCCGGAGCGGCTGGCGAAGATCGACGGCATCGCTCACACCCTGACCCTGATGGCCTTCCGCCGCTACTCCGAGCGGCTCATGGACCGGATGTGGGAGATCGGCCTCGGCGAGGACCGCTGA
- a CDS encoding DUF6785 family protein: MSTEPSRSPSGETPRATPERLTWTLGVLLVIAVASGGAFSALVRYDLIGFGHLPRCAVFLCFLLLLVNVAWLKSRGRRLLSSQQLVFLFIAIMVMAGFPGQQLVTYLYIGLIGCQHYATPENKWVDTFFDYIPRWLVPSKDPDDPAVRWAFYGLPPGKSIPWGEWVGPLLVWTTYLLAILLLGATTAALLRRRWADEEHMLFPLAQIPVEMLSYESDRDALPRVFRSWLFWFAFAIPVVLYSKNALHYYFPGIPETDLTPDIGPVFTGRPWNMLNNFPYHYYFEMIGITYLVNDELGFSLWFFWIARRLTAVFREMAGLANHNDWFEHQGIGAYLVAGTIYVWSARHALKTIFLKAVTGRGDFDDSHEPMSARLMVFGFVGSLATIVVWGHAIGAEWWAPLALMGLYLCSLVVLTRVVSEAGLFAVWSPFTNQERLIVRSLGPNTVGVKTITALGYMGYKIRDTASMTPGNIIQGYKMAETARLNPRSVWAVMAMALVVGLFASHPASLYAIYSHTVPGLGWWPKGSGNALGTSLAGMILTNNQFTAGNYGNMALGGVLVWMLNFLRQRFLWWPLHPLAYAAIMGPTWMGDRYGFSIFLGWLARRLAHRFGGYPAYRLGRSAAVGMVVGNAVVLLTWTIVHYFHPIAGVLITE; encoded by the coding sequence TTGAGCACCGAACCCTCTCGGAGCCCCTCTGGCGAGACGCCGCGAGCCACTCCTGAGCGGCTCACCTGGACGCTGGGTGTGCTGCTGGTGATCGCTGTGGCCTCCGGTGGCGCCTTCTCGGCCCTGGTGCGCTACGACCTGATCGGATTTGGCCACTTGCCCCGCTGTGCCGTCTTCCTGTGCTTCCTCTTGCTGCTGGTCAATGTGGCGTGGCTCAAGAGCCGTGGCCGTCGGCTGCTTTCCAGTCAACAGCTTGTCTTCCTCTTCATCGCGATCATGGTGATGGCCGGCTTCCCGGGCCAGCAATTGGTCACCTATCTCTACATCGGTCTGATCGGTTGCCAGCACTACGCGACGCCCGAGAACAAGTGGGTCGACACCTTCTTCGACTACATCCCTCGTTGGCTGGTGCCCTCGAAGGACCCCGACGATCCTGCTGTTCGCTGGGCCTTCTATGGCCTGCCGCCGGGGAAGTCGATCCCCTGGGGTGAGTGGGTCGGCCCACTGCTGGTCTGGACCACATACCTCCTGGCGATCCTGCTCCTCGGGGCCACGACCGCTGCTCTCCTGCGCCGTCGTTGGGCCGACGAAGAGCACATGCTGTTCCCGCTGGCGCAGATCCCGGTCGAGATGCTCAGCTACGAGTCCGACCGCGATGCCCTGCCACGGGTGTTCCGCTCCTGGCTGTTCTGGTTCGCCTTCGCAATCCCCGTGGTGCTGTATTCGAAGAACGCGCTGCACTACTACTTCCCGGGCATCCCTGAGACGGACCTCACACCGGACATCGGGCCGGTCTTCACCGGTCGCCCGTGGAACATGCTGAACAACTTCCCCTATCACTACTACTTCGAGATGATCGGCATCACCTATCTCGTCAACGACGAGTTAGGTTTCAGCCTGTGGTTCTTCTGGATCGCTCGCAGGCTCACCGCCGTGTTCCGCGAGATGGCCGGGCTCGCCAATCACAATGACTGGTTCGAGCATCAGGGCATCGGCGCGTACCTGGTGGCCGGGACGATCTACGTATGGTCGGCCCGTCACGCACTGAAGACCATCTTCCTCAAGGCGGTCACCGGCCGGGGCGACTTCGACGACAGCCACGAACCGATGTCGGCGCGGTTGATGGTCTTCGGTTTCGTCGGGTCACTGGCGACCATCGTCGTCTGGGGCCACGCGATCGGCGCCGAATGGTGGGCCCCGCTGGCGCTCATGGGTCTCTACCTCTGCTCGCTGGTGGTGCTGACGCGCGTGGTCTCTGAGGCCGGTCTGTTCGCCGTCTGGTCGCCCTTCACGAACCAGGAGCGTCTGATCGTGCGCTCGCTGGGGCCCAACACGGTTGGTGTGAAGACGATCACCGCCCTCGGCTACATGGGCTACAAGATCCGTGACACCGCCTCGATGACGCCCGGTAACATCATCCAGGGCTACAAGATGGCTGAGACGGCAAGGCTCAACCCGCGGAGTGTCTGGGCGGTCATGGCCATGGCCCTGGTGGTTGGCCTCTTCGCGTCGCACCCGGCCTCACTGTACGCGATCTACAGCCACACGGTGCCGGGCCTGGGCTGGTGGCCCAAGGGCTCCGGGAACGCCCTGGGCACCTCGCTGGCGGGGATGATCCTGACCAACAACCAGTTCACGGCGGGCAACTACGGGAATATGGCGCTGGGTGGCGTGCTGGTCTGGATGCTCAACTTCCTGCGGCAGCGCTTCCTGTGGTGGCCGCTGCACCCGCTCGCCTACGCAGCCATCATGGGGCCGACGTGGATGGGCGATCGCTATGGCTTCTCGATCTTCCTGGGCTGGCTGGCGCGGCGACTGGCTCACCGGTTCGGCGGTTACCCGGCCTATCGCCTGGGGCGGTCGGCTGCAGTGGGAATGGTCGTGGGGAACGCCGTGGTGCTGCTGACCTGGACGATCGTGCACTACTTCCACCCGATCGCCGGGGTGCTCATCACCGAGTAG
- the pdxS gene encoding pyridoxal 5'-phosphate synthase lyase subunit PdxS, whose translation MSESAEKSTWRNKVGLAEMLRGGVIMDVTTAEQAKIAEDAGAVAVMALERVPADIRAEGGVARMADLKVIETIMKVVTVPVMAKCRIGHFAEAQVLESVGVDFIDESEVLTPADEAYHVWKHDFKVPFVCGATNLSEALRRIGEGAAMMRTKGEAGSGNIVEATRHMRAVMQGIERLKGLRDDELMTESKNLGAPFDLVREVSKAGKLPVPNFSAGGIATPADAALMMQLGAEAIFVGSGIFKSEDPAARANAIVHAATYFKDPAEVAKACRGLEGAAMAGIDLRTLKDEERMANRGW comes from the coding sequence ATGTCGGAGAGCGCTGAGAAGTCAACCTGGAGAAACAAGGTGGGTCTCGCCGAGATGCTTCGCGGCGGAGTCATCATGGACGTAACGACTGCCGAGCAGGCCAAGATCGCCGAGGATGCCGGAGCCGTTGCGGTCATGGCACTGGAACGCGTGCCCGCAGACATTCGTGCCGAGGGCGGCGTGGCCCGAATGGCCGACCTCAAGGTCATCGAGACCATCATGAAGGTCGTCACCGTCCCGGTCATGGCAAAGTGCCGCATCGGGCACTTCGCCGAGGCCCAGGTCCTCGAGTCCGTCGGCGTGGACTTCATCGACGAGAGCGAAGTCCTCACCCCGGCGGACGAGGCCTACCATGTCTGGAAGCACGATTTCAAGGTCCCCTTCGTGTGCGGCGCCACGAACCTGTCCGAGGCACTGCGGCGGATCGGTGAGGGTGCGGCCATGATGCGCACCAAGGGCGAGGCCGGCAGCGGCAACATCGTCGAGGCAACCCGGCACATGCGTGCCGTCATGCAGGGCATCGAGCGGCTCAAGGGCCTGCGCGACGACGAGCTGATGACCGAGTCCAAGAACCTTGGCGCACCCTTCGACCTCGTGCGCGAAGTGTCCAAGGCCGGCAAGCTCCCGGTCCCGAACTTTTCCGCCGGCGGCATTGCCACGCCCGCCGATGCGGCTCTCATGATGCAGCTTGGCGCCGAAGCCATCTTCGTCGGCAGCGGCATCTTCAAGAGCGAGGACCCGGCTGCCCGTGCCAACGCCATCGTTCACGCGGCCACCTACTTCAAGGATCCGGCTGAGGTCGCCAAGGCCTGCCGTGGTCTCGAAGGCGCCGCCATGGCCGGTATCGACCTGCGCACCCTCAAGGACGAAGAGCGCATGGCCAACCGCGGCTGGTAG